The following are encoded together in the Calditrichota bacterium genome:
- a CDS encoding ComF family protein gives VMLVDDVFTTGATANECAAVLLKAGARRVGLATVARA, from the coding sequence TAGTCATGCTCGTCGACGATGTGTTCACGACGGGTGCTACGGCCAATGAGTGCGCGGCAGTGCTCCTGAAGGCAGGGGCACGGCGAGTAGGTCTGGCCACCGTGGCTAGGGCGTAG